From Oncorhynchus keta strain PuntledgeMale-10-30-2019 unplaced genomic scaffold, Oket_V2 Un_contig_4117_pilon_pilon, whole genome shotgun sequence, a single genomic window includes:
- the LOC127924501 gene encoding uncharacterized protein LOC127924501 — protein MRCYPGHNTGHGVLRDTHRKVLMRCLPGHNTGHGVLRDTHRKVLMRCLPGHNTGHGVLRDTHRKVLMRCYPGHNTGHGVLRDTHRKVLMRCLPGHNTGHGVLRDTHRKVLMRCYPGHNTGHGVLRDTHRKVLMRCYPGHNTGHGVRRDTHRKVLMRCYPGHNTGHGVRRDTHRKVLMRCYPGHNTGHGVLRDTRWTVLMRCYPGHNTGHGVRTVLMRCYPGHNTGHGVRTVLMRCYPGHNTGHGVRTVLMRCYPGHNTGHGVRTVLMRCLPGHNTGHGVRTVLMRCLPGHNTGHDVLRNTTVALPSIHPIQLNN, from the exons ATGAGGTGCTACCCAGGACATAACACTGGACACGGTGTGCTGAGAGATACACACCGGAAGGTTCTGATGAGGTGCCTCCCAGGACATAACACTGGACACGGTGTGCTGAGAGATACACACCGGAAGGTTCTGATGAGGTGCCTCCCAGGACATAACACTGGACACGGTGTGCTGAGAGATACACACCGGAAGGTTCTGATGAGGTGCTACCCAGGACATAACACTGGACACGGTGTGCTGAGAGATACACACCGGAAGGTTCTGATGAGGTGCCTCCCAGGACATAACACTGGACACGGTGTGCTGAGAGATACACACCGGAAGGTTCTGATGAG GTGCTACCCAGGACATAACACTGGACACGGTGTGCTGAGAGATACACACCGGAAGGTTCTGATGAGGTGCTACCCAGGACATAACACTGGACACGGTGTGCGGAGGGATACACACCGGAAGGTTCTGATGAGGTGCTACCCAGGACATAACACTGGACACGGTGTGCGGAGGGATACACACCGGAAGGTTCTGATGAGGTGCTACCCAGGACATAACACTGGACACGGTGTGCTGAGGGATACACGCTGGACGGTTCTGATGAGGTGCTACCCAGGACATAACACTGGACACGGTGTGCGGACGGTTCTGATGAGGTGCTACCCAGGACATAACACTGGACACGGTGTGCGGACGGTTCTGATGAGGTGCTACCCAGGACATAACACTGGACACGGTGTGCGGACGGTTCTGATGAGGTGCTACCCAGGACATAACACTGGACACGGTGTGCGGACGGTTCTGATGAGGTGCCTCCCAGGACATAACACTGGACACGGTGTGCGGACGGTTCTGATGAGGTGCCTCCCAGGACATAACACTGGACACGATGTGCTGAGGAATACCACCGTGGCTTTGCCTTCCATTCATCCCATACAGCTCAACAATTAG